From Novosphingobium decolorationis, one genomic window encodes:
- a CDS encoding heme-dependent oxidative N-demethylase subunit alpha family protein, translating into MTLGFSVEALLPQARVEGPLRMGLVRLPEAEWLDPTPDLAARAEAFDAHPHSVIARPEAAEAIAELGGLLGVEGDLETCARACWEDLCIMVQDAPGVPFRLAAAAVAFPTDWRLEEKMGLSTAAIHAPIGRYEEALASGVDTFLEGLQSFNIFGRTNAFVVASDALRYLPDMAPEARFAHVTPENAGSTLFVRCEREALRRLKRSRAIVFTIGIYRARLDSLSDAALARIARSVEGFGADEAARRAAPHYADALRGYAQRRLGETVQ; encoded by the coding sequence ATGACACTCGGTTTTTCCGTGGAGGCACTCCTCCCCCAGGCGCGGGTCGAAGGGCCCTTGCGCATGGGGCTGGTGCGCCTGCCTGAGGCTGAGTGGCTCGATCCCACGCCCGACCTCGCCGCGCGCGCGGAGGCCTTCGATGCGCACCCGCACAGTGTGATCGCGCGGCCCGAAGCCGCCGAGGCAATTGCCGAACTGGGCGGGTTGCTGGGTGTCGAGGGGGACCTTGAGACCTGCGCACGGGCCTGCTGGGAAGACCTGTGCATCATGGTTCAGGATGCCCCCGGCGTGCCGTTCCGTCTTGCCGCGGCGGCGGTCGCCTTTCCGACCGACTGGCGTCTTGAGGAGAAGATGGGCCTCTCCACAGCGGCGATCCATGCGCCCATCGGCAGGTATGAAGAGGCGCTTGCCAGCGGCGTCGACACGTTCTTGGAGGGCTTGCAGTCCTTCAATATCTTCGGGCGCACCAACGCTTTCGTGGTGGCGAGCGACGCGCTGCGCTATCTGCCCGACATGGCGCCCGAGGCCCGCTTTGCGCATGTAACTCCCGAAAACGCAGGGAGCACGCTCTTCGTGCGCTGCGAGCGTGAGGCGCTGCGCCGTCTCAAGCGCTCGCGCGCGATTGTCTTCACCATCGGCATCTACCGTGCGCGGCTGGACAGCCTGAGTGACGCGGCCCTGGCGCGCATCGCGCGTTCGGTCGAAGGGTTCGGGGCGGATGAAGCCGCGCGCCGCGCCGCGCCGCACTACGCCGATGCCCTGCGCGGCTACGCGCAGCGCCGCCTTGGCGAAACGGTTCAGTGA
- a CDS encoding acetyl-CoA C-acyltransferase family protein encodes MEEIYIVSGTRTAVGTFGGSLASFRPAELGAIAIKEAIARAGIEPDLIENVVVGTVVPTQPKDAYVSRMASVNAGVPISSQAMNVNRLCGSGLQAIVSAAQAIALGEHQFAVGAGCEVMSNSTHMTSAVRKGVKMGGVTFEDGMLGALTDPFDDIHMGVTAENVAAQCQITREDQDALAVESHKRAANAIEKGYFKDQIVPVEIKTRKGVTVFDTDEHVRADATLESMAKLKTVFKKDGTVTAGNASGINDGAAAVVLASGKAVAEKGLKPMARILGWGHAGVEPTVMGLGPVKAVPVALKRAGLTLDQIDVIESNEAFAAQACGVAKELGFDPAKTNPNGSGVSLGHPIGATGTILTVKAMYELKRTGGKYALITMCIGGGQGIAMVIEACA; translated from the coding sequence ATGGAAGAGATCTACATCGTCAGCGGTACGCGCACGGCGGTCGGCACCTTTGGTGGCAGCCTGGCCTCGTTCCGTCCGGCGGAGCTTGGCGCCATCGCCATCAAGGAAGCCATCGCCCGTGCCGGGATCGAGCCTGACCTGATCGAGAACGTGGTCGTGGGCACGGTCGTCCCGACCCAGCCCAAGGACGCATACGTGTCGCGTATGGCGTCGGTGAACGCGGGCGTGCCGATCTCCTCGCAGGCGATGAACGTCAACCGCCTGTGCGGCTCGGGCCTGCAGGCCATCGTCTCGGCGGCCCAGGCGATTGCGCTGGGCGAGCACCAGTTCGCCGTGGGCGCGGGCTGCGAGGTCATGTCGAATTCCACCCACATGACCAGCGCGGTGCGCAAGGGCGTGAAGATGGGCGGCGTCACCTTCGAGGACGGCATGCTCGGCGCGCTGACCGATCCCTTTGACGACATCCACATGGGCGTCACCGCCGAGAATGTCGCCGCGCAGTGCCAGATCACCCGCGAGGACCAGGACGCGCTGGCGGTCGAGAGCCACAAGCGCGCCGCGAACGCGATCGAGAAGGGCTACTTCAAGGACCAGATCGTCCCGGTCGAGATCAAGACCCGCAAGGGCGTGACTGTCTTCGACACTGATGAGCACGTGCGCGCCGACGCCACGCTGGAATCGATGGCCAAGCTCAAGACCGTCTTCAAGAAGGACGGCACGGTGACCGCGGGCAACGCCTCGGGCATCAACGACGGTGCAGCTGCGGTCGTCCTGGCGAGCGGCAAGGCGGTGGCCGAAAAGGGCCTGAAGCCCATGGCCAGGATCCTGGGCTGGGGCCACGCGGGCGTCGAGCCCACGGTCATGGGCCTTGGTCCGGTGAAGGCGGTTCCGGTGGCGCTGAAGCGCGCCGGGCTGACGCTCGACCAGATCGACGTGATCGAAAGCAACGAGGCCTTCGCCGCGCAGGCTTGCGGCGTTGCCAAGGAACTGGGCTTCGATCCGGCCAAGACCAACCCCAACGGTTCGGGCGTGTCGCTGGGCCATCCGATTGGCGCCACCGGCACGATCCTCACCGTCAAGGCGATGTACGAGCTGAAGCGCACGGGCGGGAAGTACGCGCTCATCACCATGTGCATCGGTGGCGGGCAGGGCATTGCCATGGTCATCGAGGCCTGCGCCTGA
- a CDS encoding O-acetylhomoserine aminocarboxypropyltransferase, whose product MTHKLETMTIHAGTQPDPATNARITPIYQTASYVFDSPEHAADLFALNEFGNIYTRIMNPTNGALEGKIAALEGGVAALSTASGHAAQFLAFHTLMEPGCNIVAAKKLYGGSLNQIGHSFRKMAWDSKFVNADDPEEVAAAIDDKTRAVFIESLANPGGVVQDIAAIARVAHAAGVPLIVDNTMATPALCRPIEHGADVVVHSATKFLGGHGNSIAGLIVDAGSFDWSVGDKYPYLSEPNPSYHGKVFTEAFGNLAFILACRALGLRDLGPTLAPQNAFNVLTGMETLALRMERHCANALHLATWLQAHPKVAWVSYAGLPESDYHQLAKTYLGGKGGAVFTFGVKGGYEAGVKLVSSVQLFSHLANIGDTRSLIIHPASTTHSQLRDDELVEAGAGPDVVRVSVGIEHIDDIVADLAQALEQI is encoded by the coding sequence ATGACGCACAAGCTCGAGACCATGACCATCCACGCCGGCACCCAGCCTGACCCGGCGACGAACGCACGCATCACGCCGATCTACCAGACGGCAAGCTACGTCTTCGACAGTCCCGAGCACGCGGCCGACCTCTTCGCGCTCAACGAATTCGGCAATATCTATACCCGCATCATGAACCCCACCAACGGCGCGCTGGAAGGCAAGATCGCGGCGCTCGAAGGCGGGGTGGCAGCGCTCTCGACCGCCTCGGGCCATGCCGCGCAGTTCCTGGCCTTCCACACGCTGATGGAGCCGGGCTGCAACATTGTCGCGGCGAAGAAGCTCTACGGCGGCTCGCTCAACCAGATCGGGCACAGCTTCCGAAAGATGGCCTGGGATTCCAAGTTCGTGAACGCGGATGATCCCGAAGAAGTCGCGGCGGCCATTGATGACAAGACCCGCGCCGTCTTCATCGAAAGCCTCGCCAACCCGGGCGGTGTCGTCCAGGATATCGCGGCGATAGCCAGGGTCGCCCATGCAGCGGGCGTGCCGCTCATCGTCGACAACACCATGGCAACGCCCGCGCTCTGCCGACCCATCGAACACGGCGCCGATGTCGTCGTTCACTCGGCCACCAAGTTCCTGGGCGGGCACGGCAATTCGATCGCGGGCCTGATCGTGGACGCGGGCTCCTTCGACTGGAGCGTGGGGGACAAGTACCCCTACCTCTCCGAGCCCAACCCCAGCTACCACGGCAAGGTCTTTACCGAGGCGTTTGGCAACCTGGCCTTCATCCTCGCCTGCCGGGCGCTGGGGCTGCGCGATCTGGGGCCGACACTTGCGCCGCAGAACGCCTTCAACGTATTGACGGGCATGGAAACCTTGGCGCTGCGCATGGAGCGCCACTGCGCCAACGCGCTGCATCTGGCCACGTGGCTCCAGGCCCATCCCAAGGTCGCCTGGGTCAGCTACGCGGGCCTTCCTGAGAGTGACTATCACCAGCTTGCGAAGACCTATCTGGGCGGCAAGGGCGGCGCCGTCTTCACCTTCGGGGTCAAAGGCGGCTATGAGGCGGGCGTGAAGCTCGTGTCCTCGGTCCAATTGTTCAGCCATCTGGCCAATATCGGGGACACGCGCTCGCTGATCATCCACCCGGCTTCGACGACGCACAGCCAGCTGCGCGACGACGAACTGGTCGAGGCAGGCGCAGGGCCCGATGTCGTGCGCGTGTCCGTGGGGATCGAGCACATCGACGATATCGTGGCCGACCTCGCGCAGGCCCTGGAGCAGATTTGA
- the scpA gene encoding methylmalonyl-CoA mutase, whose amino-acid sequence MSDTPKLDDWKALADKEVKGRDLTWNTPEGIAVKPLYTAEDVTTDPGLPGFAPFTRGVKASMYAGRPWTIRQYAGFSTAEESNAFYRRNLAAGQKGLSVAFDLATHRGYDSDHPRVTGDVGMAGVAIDSVEDMKILFDGIPLDEMSVSMTMNGAVIPCLAFYIIAAEEQGVAPDKLTGTIQNDILKEFMVRNTYIYPPEPSMRIISDIFAYTADNMPKFNSISISGYHMQEAGATQVQELAFTIADGMEYVKYGVASGLDIDKFAGRLSFFFAIGMNFFMEIAKLRAARTLWHRAMTELGAKSERSKMLRTHCQTSGVSLQEQDPYNNVMRTTIEAMAAMLGGTQSLHTNALDEAIALPTDFSARIARNTQIVIQEETGMCNVVDPLGGSYYIEALTSELVEKAWEIIERVESEGGMAKAVAAGWPKGMIEEAAAGRQARVDRGDDVIVGVNKYRRDQEDPIETLAVDNAKVRASQIARINKVKAGRDETKCRAALKALTEGAKGKGNLLALAVDAARERATLGEISAAMEEVFGRHGTMPTPVKGIYGTAYEGDSRYQQVLDGVEAVSRRLGRAPRLFVAKMGQDGHDRGANVIASAFGDMGFDVVSGPLFQTPEEACKMALDNEVEVVGASSLAAGHKTLIPEMIEHLREAGRSDIKVVAGGVIPATDYDYLKERGVQGIYGPGSNVVECAADVLRLLGHNMPPAGEALDAAE is encoded by the coding sequence ATGAGCGACACACCCAAGCTGGACGACTGGAAGGCCCTTGCCGACAAGGAAGTGAAGGGCCGCGACCTCACCTGGAACACGCCCGAAGGTATCGCGGTAAAGCCGCTCTACACCGCCGAGGACGTGACCACCGATCCGGGCCTTCCCGGCTTTGCGCCTTTCACGCGCGGTGTGAAAGCCTCGATGTACGCAGGGCGCCCCTGGACGATCCGCCAGTATGCGGGCTTCTCGACCGCCGAGGAATCGAACGCCTTCTACCGCCGTAACCTTGCGGCAGGCCAGAAGGGGCTTTCGGTCGCCTTCGACCTGGCCACGCACCGTGGCTACGATTCCGATCACCCGCGCGTGACCGGCGACGTGGGCATGGCGGGCGTCGCCATCGACAGCGTCGAGGACATGAAGATCCTCTTCGACGGTATTCCGCTGGACGAGATGTCGGTCTCGATGACCATGAACGGCGCGGTTATCCCGTGCCTTGCCTTCTACATCATCGCCGCCGAGGAACAGGGCGTTGCGCCCGACAAGCTGACCGGAACCATTCAGAACGACATTCTGAAGGAGTTCATGGTCCGCAACACGTATATCTATCCGCCCGAACCTTCGATGCGGATCATCTCGGACATCTTCGCCTACACGGCGGACAACATGCCCAAGTTCAACTCGATCTCGATTTCCGGCTACCACATGCAGGAAGCGGGCGCGACGCAGGTCCAGGAACTGGCCTTCACCATCGCTGACGGCATGGAATACGTGAAGTACGGCGTGGCCTCGGGTCTCGACATCGACAAGTTTGCCGGCCGCCTTTCGTTCTTCTTTGCGATCGGCATGAACTTCTTCATGGAGATCGCCAAGCTGCGCGCTGCGCGCACCTTGTGGCACCGCGCGATGACGGAGCTGGGCGCCAAGTCCGAACGCTCCAAGATGCTGCGCACGCACTGCCAGACCTCGGGCGTCAGCCTGCAGGAGCAGGACCCCTACAACAACGTCATGCGCACCACCATCGAGGCGATGGCCGCGATGCTGGGGGGCACGCAGTCGCTCCACACCAACGCGCTGGATGAAGCGATCGCGCTGCCGACCGACTTCTCGGCCCGCATCGCGCGCAACACCCAGATCGTGATCCAGGAAGAGACCGGCATGTGCAATGTCGTCGATCCCCTGGGTGGCTCCTACTACATCGAGGCGCTCACCAGCGAACTGGTCGAGAAGGCCTGGGAGATCATCGAGCGCGTCGAGAGCGAAGGCGGCATGGCCAAGGCCGTGGCGGCGGGCTGGCCCAAGGGCATGATCGAGGAAGCCGCGGCCGGGCGTCAGGCCCGCGTCGACCGGGGCGATGACGTGATCGTGGGCGTCAACAAGTACCGCCGCGATCAGGAAGACCCCATCGAGACCCTCGCGGTCGACAACGCCAAGGTCCGCGCCAGCCAGATCGCGCGCATCAACAAGGTCAAGGCGGGCCGCGATGAGACCAAGTGCCGCGCCGCGCTCAAGGCCCTGACCGAAGGTGCGAAGGGCAAGGGCAACCTCCTGGCTCTGGCTGTCGACGCCGCGCGCGAACGCGCGACGCTGGGCGAGATCTCGGCGGCAATGGAAGAGGTCTTCGGCCGTCACGGTACGATGCCGACGCCGGTGAAGGGCATCTACGGCACGGCGTACGAGGGCGACAGCCGCTACCAGCAGGTGCTCGACGGGGTGGAGGCGGTTTCGCGCCGTCTCGGCCGCGCGCCGCGCCTGTTCGTCGCCAAGATGGGCCAGGATGGCCATGACCGCGGCGCCAACGTGATCGCTTCGGCCTTTGGTGACATGGGCTTCGACGTGGTCTCGGGCCCGCTCTTCCAGACCCCGGAAGAGGCCTGCAAGATGGCGCTCGACAACGAGGTCGAAGTGGTCGGCGCTTCCAGTCTGGCGGCTGGTCACAAGACCCTCATCCCCGAGATGATCGAGCACCTGCGCGAAGCGGGGCGCAGCGATATCAAGGTGGTGGCGGGCGGCGTCATCCCAGCGACCGACTATGACTACCTCAAGGAGCGCGGCGTCCAGGGCATCTATGGTCCGGGCTCCAACGTGGTGGAATGCGCGGCCGACGTGCTGCGCCTGCTGGGCCACAACATGCCACCTGCGGGCGAAGCGCTGGACGCGGCCGAGTAA
- the bioB gene encoding biotin synthase BioB, producing MTDAPHTAPRNDWTREEIAALFDLPFTELVFRAAEVHRANHKANEVQLSTLLSIKTGGCQEDCGYCSQSVHAKSGVKATKLMGVSEVLQRAAQAADQGSTRFCMGAAWRNPKDRDMPAIIEMVKGVRAMGMETCMTLGMLTAEQAGMLKDAGLDYYNHNIDTSPERYDDVITTRTMEDRLDTLSNVRMAGMNVCSGGIVGMGETRADRVGFVHTLATLPDHPQSVPVNALVPVKGTVLGDMLADTPMAKIDDVEFVRTVAVARITMPHSMVRLSAGRESMSEMTQAMCFMAGANSIFTGDKLLTAPNAGDDSDLAMFERLGLKPMAITETSADVEASRMPKGCAKLEAAE from the coding sequence ATGACCGACGCCCCCCACACCGCCCCCCGCAACGACTGGACGCGCGAGGAGATCGCCGCGCTGTTCGACCTGCCGTTCACCGAGTTGGTCTTCCGCGCCGCCGAGGTCCACCGCGCCAACCATAAGGCGAACGAGGTCCAGCTCTCGACGCTGCTCTCGATCAAGACCGGCGGCTGCCAGGAAGACTGTGGCTACTGCTCGCAGTCGGTCCACGCCAAGAGCGGCGTGAAGGCGACCAAGCTGATGGGCGTGTCGGAAGTTCTCCAGCGCGCCGCGCAGGCCGCCGACCAGGGTTCGACCCGCTTCTGCATGGGGGCGGCCTGGCGCAACCCCAAGGACCGCGACATGCCCGCCATCATCGAGATGGTGAAGGGCGTGCGCGCGATGGGTATGGAAACCTGCATGACGCTGGGCATGTTGACGGCCGAGCAGGCGGGCATGCTCAAGGACGCCGGGCTGGACTATTACAATCACAACATCGACACCTCGCCCGAGCGTTATGACGATGTCATCACCACGCGCACCATGGAGGACCGTCTCGACACGCTCTCCAACGTGCGCATGGCGGGCATGAACGTGTGCTCGGGCGGCATCGTGGGCATGGGGGAAACCCGCGCCGACCGCGTCGGCTTCGTCCACACGCTCGCCACGCTTCCCGACCACCCGCAGTCGGTGCCGGTCAACGCGCTTGTGCCGGTCAAGGGCACCGTGCTGGGCGACATGCTGGCCGATACGCCGATGGCCAAGATCGACGATGTCGAATTCGTGCGCACCGTCGCGGTCGCGCGCATCACCATGCCCCACTCGATGGTGCGCCTCTCGGCGGGCCGCGAATCCATGTCCGAGATGACGCAGGCCATGTGCTTCATGGCCGGTGCCAACTCGATCTTCACCGGCGACAAGCTGCTCACCGCCCCCAACGCGGGCGATGACAGCGACCTTGCCATGTTCGAACGCCTGGGCCTCAAGCCCATGGCGATCACCGAGACATCCGCCGATGTCGAAGCCAGCCGCATGCCCAAGGGCTGCGCGAAGCTCGAAGCGGCGGAATAG
- the mce gene encoding methylmalonyl-CoA epimerase — MKLGRLNHVGVATPDLDAAIAFYKDVMGAAVVTEPFVLESQKVRVCFVETPQESGALGTTGGTQIELLEPTDPDSAVGKWLAKNPLGGQHHICYEVEDIAEAKAWFEGQGKRVLGEPRVGAHGTMIFFVHPKDMGGQLTEIMERPKGAH; from the coding sequence ATGAAGCTTGGCCGTCTCAACCATGTCGGCGTCGCGACGCCCGACCTCGATGCCGCCATCGCCTTCTACAAGGACGTGATGGGCGCGGCTGTCGTGACCGAGCCCTTCGTGCTCGAAAGCCAGAAGGTGCGCGTCTGCTTCGTCGAGACGCCGCAGGAGAGCGGAGCGCTGGGCACCACGGGCGGCACGCAGATCGAGCTGCTCGAACCCACCGATCCCGATTCTGCGGTCGGCAAGTGGCTGGCAAAGAACCCGCTCGGGGGGCAGCACCACATCTGCTACGAGGTCGAGGATATTGCCGAGGCCAAGGCCTGGTTCGAGGGGCAGGGCAAGCGGGTTCTGGGCGAACCGCGCGTCGGCGCCCACGGCACGATGATCTTCTTCGTCCACCCCAAGGACATGGGCGGCCAGCTGACCGAGATCATGGAACGTCCCAAGGGGGCGCACTGA
- a CDS encoding enoyl-CoA hydratase-related protein, whose amino-acid sequence MLTGAGRAFSSGADLQADGEDALPEDLGEILGTTYNPLARTLAELPVPLVVAVNGPAVGAGMGFALAGDIVVAERSAYFLLAFANIGLVPDAGATWMVAKCVGRARAMELALLGEKLSAEDAQAMGLIARVVEDGTSLAEAKALAARLAKGPTRALGMIRKQVIHALDHDFDQSLRMEAANQSDAGFSEDFKEAVTAFREKRKPEFKGF is encoded by the coding sequence GTGCTGACAGGCGCGGGCCGGGCGTTCTCGTCCGGCGCGGACCTGCAGGCCGACGGCGAGGACGCACTGCCCGAGGACCTGGGCGAGATCTTGGGCACAACCTACAACCCGCTGGCGCGCACGCTGGCCGAACTGCCCGTGCCGCTGGTCGTGGCGGTCAACGGCCCGGCGGTGGGCGCAGGCATGGGCTTTGCGCTGGCGGGCGACATCGTCGTTGCCGAGCGCTCGGCCTACTTCCTGCTCGCCTTTGCCAACATCGGCCTTGTCCCCGATGCGGGCGCGACCTGGATGGTGGCCAAGTGCGTGGGCCGCGCGCGCGCCATGGAACTGGCGCTGCTGGGCGAAAAGCTCTCGGCCGAAGATGCGCAAGCCATGGGCCTCATCGCGCGCGTGGTCGAGGACGGGACCTCGCTGGCTGAGGCCAAGGCGCTGGCCGCCAGGCTCGCCAAGGGGCCGACGCGGGCGCTGGGGATGATCCGCAAGCAGGTCATCCACGCGCTCGACCACGATTTCGACCAGAGCCTCCGGATGGAAGCGGCGAACCAGAGCGATGCCGGCTTCTCCGAGGACTTCAAGGAAGCGGTCACCGCCTTCCGCGAGAAGCGCAAACCCGAGTTCAAGGGATTCTGA
- a CDS encoding VOC family protein, with protein MQLGRLNHVGIAVPDMEAALAHWTGVMGATHVHEPIVIERAGILIRFLDTPAGGAMNGTQVELIQPLRADSTVSPFLAENPGGGQHHLCFEVPDIHEAKAWFEAQGKRVLGEPRPGAHGHPIFFVHGDDMGGILTEILETPKEPQP; from the coding sequence ATGCAGCTGGGCCGGCTCAATCACGTAGGCATCGCGGTCCCCGACATGGAGGCCGCGCTCGCCCACTGGACGGGCGTGATGGGGGCAACCCATGTCCACGAGCCCATCGTGATCGAGCGGGCCGGCATCCTCATCCGCTTCCTTGATACGCCTGCGGGCGGGGCGATGAACGGCACGCAGGTCGAGCTGATCCAGCCGCTGCGCGCGGACAGCACGGTCAGCCCCTTCCTGGCCGAGAACCCGGGCGGCGGGCAGCATCACCTGTGCTTCGAGGTGCCCGACATCCACGAGGCCAAGGCCTGGTTCGAGGCCCAGGGCAAGCGTGTCCTGGGTGAACCGCGCCCCGGTGCCCACGGCCATCCGATCTTCTTCGTCCATGGCGATGACATGGGCGGCATCCTCACCGAAATTCTCGAAACTCCCAAGGAGCCTCAGCCATGA
- a CDS encoding acetyl-CoA carboxylase biotin carboxylase subunit, whose translation MFKKILIANRGEIACRVIKTARRMGIETVAVYSDADAQAPFVRMADEAVHIGPSPAAESYLIADKIIAACKQTGAEAVHPGYGFLSERTSFAEPLAKENIAFIGPPPGAIAAMGDKIESKKLAREAGVNVVPGFVGVIEDTEHAVKISNEIGYPVMMKASAGGGGKGMRLAWSETDVREGFEATRREGLNSFGDDRVFIEKFIENPRHIEIQILGDKHGNILYLNERECSIQRRHQKVVEEAPSPFVTDKMRKAMGEQCVALARAVDYHSAGTVELIVSGADPTGESFYFLEMNTRLQVEHPVTEAITGVDLVEQMIRVAYGEKLAMTQDDVKIEGWAIENRVYAEDPYRGFLPSTGRLVRYNPPVDGWSDDGTANGRRGIDGIRVDDGVYEGGQVSMFYDPMIAKLITWGETRDEAADKQIAALDAFEIEGLGHNIDFVNAIMQHERFRSGELTTGFIAEEYPEGFHGAPASDELKIKLAAVAGFIAAARADRARRVDGQLATPLDPPGEWTVTLQKVPYTVVVEEDTILVNDVEVDLALEYTPGDRFIDADIDGEPITIKLETTRMGFKMTTRGAIHTLDCLPTRVSQHSKHMIEKIPPDLSKYLICPMPGLLVSLNVGEGDKVETGQPLAVIEAMKMENILRAEKSGTVKAVNAKAGDSLAVDAIILELE comes from the coding sequence TTGTTCAAGAAGATCCTGATCGCAAACCGCGGCGAGATTGCCTGCCGCGTGATCAAGACCGCGCGGCGCATGGGTATCGAGACCGTGGCCGTGTACTCCGATGCCGACGCGCAGGCGCCCTTCGTCAGGATGGCGGATGAGGCGGTCCACATCGGGCCTTCGCCTGCGGCGGAAAGCTATCTGATCGCGGACAAGATCATTGCCGCCTGCAAGCAGACCGGGGCCGAGGCCGTGCACCCGGGCTATGGCTTCCTCTCCGAGCGCACCTCGTTCGCCGAGCCGCTGGCCAAGGAAAACATCGCCTTCATCGGCCCGCCCCCGGGCGCGATCGCGGCGATGGGCGACAAGATCGAATCCAAGAAGCTGGCGCGCGAAGCCGGTGTGAACGTGGTCCCCGGCTTTGTCGGCGTGATTGAGGACACTGAGCACGCGGTGAAGATCTCCAACGAGATCGGCTACCCGGTGATGATGAAGGCGTCGGCTGGCGGCGGCGGCAAGGGCATGCGCCTTGCCTGGTCGGAAACCGACGTGCGCGAAGGCTTCGAGGCGACCCGCCGCGAAGGTCTCAACTCCTTTGGCGATGACCGTGTCTTCATTGAGAAGTTCATCGAGAACCCGCGCCACATCGAGATCCAGATCCTGGGCGACAAGCACGGCAACATTCTCTATCTGAACGAGCGCGAATGCTCGATCCAGCGCCGCCACCAGAAGGTGGTCGAGGAAGCGCCGTCGCCCTTCGTCACCGACAAGATGCGCAAGGCCATGGGCGAGCAGTGCGTCGCCCTGGCGCGCGCGGTGGACTACCACTCGGCGGGCACGGTGGAGCTCATCGTCTCGGGCGCGGACCCGACGGGCGAATCGTTCTACTTCCTGGAAATGAACACCCGTCTCCAGGTCGAGCACCCGGTCACCGAGGCGATCACCGGGGTCGACCTTGTCGAGCAGATGATCCGCGTCGCCTATGGCGAGAAGCTGGCGATGACGCAGGACGACGTGAAGATCGAGGGCTGGGCCATCGAGAACCGCGTCTACGCCGAAGACCCCTATCGCGGCTTCCTGCCCTCGACCGGGCGCCTCGTGCGCTACAACCCGCCGGTTGACGGCTGGAGCGATGACGGCACGGCCAATGGCCGCCGGGGCATCGATGGCATCCGCGTTGACGACGGCGTCTACGAAGGCGGCCAGGTCTCGATGTTCTACGATCCCATGATCGCCAAGCTGATCACCTGGGGCGAGACCCGCGACGAGGCGGCCGACAAGCAGATTGCCGCGCTCGATGCCTTCGAAATCGAGGGGCTGGGCCACAACATCGATTTCGTGAACGCGATCATGCAGCACGAGCGCTTCCGTTCGGGCGAACTGACCACGGGCTTCATCGCCGAGGAATACCCCGAAGGCTTCCATGGCGCACCCGCTTCGGACGAGCTCAAGATCAAGCTGGCGGCCGTGGCCGGTTTCATCGCCGCCGCGCGCGCCGACCGTGCGCGCCGCGTCGATGGCCAGCTGGCGACCCCGCTCGATCCGCCGGGTGAATGGACGGTGACGCTTCAGAAGGTGCCCTACACCGTCGTCGTCGAGGAGGACACGATCCTCGTCAACGATGTCGAGGTGGACCTTGCGCTCGAATACACGCCGGGCGACCGCTTCATCGATGCCGACATCGATGGCGAGCCGATCACGATCAAGCTCGAGACCACGCGCATGGGCTTCAAGATGACCACGCGCGGGGCGATCCACACGCTTGACTGCCTGCCGACCCGCGTGTCGCAGCATTCCAAGCACATGATCGAGAAGATCCCGCCCGATCTCTCCAAGTACCTCATCTGCCCGATGCCGGGCCTGCTCGTCTCGCTCAACGTGGGCGAGGGCGACAAGGTCGAGACCGGACAGCCGCTGGCCGTGATCGAGGCGATGAAGATGGAGAACATCCTGCGCGCCGAAAAGTCGGGCACGGTCAAGGCGGTCAACGCCAAGGCGGGCGACAGCCTTGCCGTGGACGCGATCATCCTGGAACTGGAGTAA